Proteins from one Synechococcales cyanobacterium CNB genomic window:
- a CDS encoding ATP-binding protein — MSQDQRHSTTSATIELVNDRDAIDSVEDRIVELAEAAGFSKSARFALRLAVEEAIINAFKHGHATLSPDTPVTVEYEVGPSRVFVAVEDQGPGFVPEAVPDPTLDENLELPSGRGLVLIRAYMTSVTYNERGNRVELVLERKG, encoded by the coding sequence ATGTCGCAGGATCAGCGCCACAGCACGACGTCTGCCACGATCGAACTGGTCAACGACCGGGACGCGATCGACTCGGTCGAGGACCGGATCGTTGAGCTTGCCGAGGCGGCGGGCTTCTCGAAGAGCGCCCGTTTCGCGCTGCGGCTTGCGGTTGAGGAGGCGATCATCAACGCCTTCAAGCACGGGCACGCGACGCTCTCGCCGGACACGCCGGTCACGGTCGAGTACGAGGTCGGTCCTTCGCGGGTCTTCGTCGCGGTCGAGGACCAGGGGCCGGGGTTCGTGCCCGAGGCGGTGCCGGACCCGACGCTCGACGAGAATCTGGAACTTCCCTCGGGACGCGGGCTGGTGCTCATCCGCGCGTACATGACCTCGGTCACGTACAACGAGCGGGGGAACCGAGTGGAGCTGGTTCTGGAGCGCAAGGGATAG
- the iscU gene encoding Fe-S cluster assembly scaffold IscU, which yields MAYSSKVIDHYENPRNVGSFGTTGEVKQRKDVGVGLVGAPECGDVMQLQIRVNPDTGVIEDARFKCFGCGSAIASSSLATEWLKGRTVDEGLAIKNTQIVEELSLPPVKIHCSVLAEDAIRAAIEDYKHKNGLGAEAASDARAR from the coding sequence ATGGCGTACAGCAGTAAAGTGATCGACCACTACGAGAACCCGCGGAACGTCGGCTCGTTCGGGACAACGGGCGAGGTCAAGCAGCGCAAGGACGTCGGCGTGGGGCTTGTCGGCGCGCCGGAGTGCGGCGACGTGATGCAGCTTCAGATCCGCGTCAATCCCGACACCGGCGTCATCGAGGACGCCCGCTTCAAGTGCTTCGGGTGCGGGTCGGCGATCGCGTCCAGTTCGCTCGCCACCGAGTGGCTCAAGGGCCGCACCGTGGACGAAGGGCTGGCGATCAAGAACACGCAGATCGTCGAGGAGCTGAGCCTGCCGCCGGTGAAGATTCACTGCTCGGTGCTCGCCGAGGACGCGATCCGTGCGGCGATCGAGGACTACAAGCACAAGAACGGGCTTGGCGCGGAGGCGGCGAGCGACGCCCGCGCCCGCTGA
- a CDS encoding RluA family pseudouridine synthase, with protein sequence MTARPDNPDTVQASLGEDLLLPGGKVDPDAIRRAVERARERAAAAADAESDEDERLPRVTFTLQRDLHARLDVYLTSRITFMSRTRLQRLIESGGVTVNDRPAKPSTRLGLGDRVEVVVPPPQEKGLQPEEMPLDVLYEDARLIVLNKAPDVIVHPARSELSGTLINGLAWRFRNVSGGSLSAVGEEFARPGVVHRLDRHTSGCIVFAKDDEAHWRLGRQFERRTVDKRYLAVVQGRVEPVTDVIDLPIGPHPSREKGYREKQVVRHDDLGRPSVTICRVHERYELPESWPRHAVAPSLRRFSLVELELKTGRTHQIRVHLSHLGWPIVGDDMYGGRPFTDETGRTVIARQALHAGLLAFEHPASGEPMVFTAPVPPDMADLVSCLRRGRVERSSVPGTVPVARFGLE encoded by the coding sequence ATGACCGCCCGACCTGACAACCCCGATACCGTGCAGGCGTCGCTGGGCGAGGACCTCCTGCTCCCCGGCGGCAAGGTGGACCCCGACGCCATCCGGCGCGCCGTCGAGCGCGCCCGTGAGCGGGCGGCGGCCGCCGCCGACGCCGAATCGGACGAGGACGAGCGACTCCCCCGCGTGACCTTCACGCTCCAGCGCGACCTCCACGCGCGTCTCGACGTCTATCTCACCAGCCGCATCACCTTCATGAGCCGCACCCGGCTCCAGCGGCTCATCGAGTCCGGCGGCGTGACCGTCAACGATCGGCCCGCCAAGCCATCGACCCGACTCGGGCTTGGCGACCGCGTCGAGGTCGTCGTCCCCCCCCCTCAGGAGAAGGGGCTCCAGCCCGAGGAGATGCCCCTCGACGTGCTCTACGAGGACGCCCGCCTCATCGTCCTCAACAAGGCGCCGGACGTCATCGTCCACCCCGCACGCTCCGAACTCTCCGGCACCCTCATCAACGGCCTCGCCTGGCGATTCCGCAACGTCTCCGGCGGCAGCCTCTCGGCGGTGGGGGAAGAGTTCGCCCGCCCCGGTGTCGTCCACCGGCTCGACCGGCACACCTCCGGCTGCATCGTCTTCGCCAAGGACGACGAGGCGCACTGGCGGCTCGGTCGTCAGTTCGAGCGACGTACCGTGGACAAACGCTACCTCGCCGTCGTGCAAGGTCGGGTCGAGCCGGTCACGGACGTCATCGACCTGCCCATCGGCCCTCACCCCTCGCGCGAGAAGGGCTACCGCGAGAAGCAGGTCGTGCGCCACGACGACCTCGGCCGCCCGAGCGTAACGATCTGCCGCGTGCACGAACGCTACGAACTGCCGGAGTCGTGGCCCCGTCACGCCGTCGCGCCGTCGCTCCGTCGCTTCTCGCTTGTCGAACTCGAACTGAAGACCGGCCGCACGCACCAGATCCGCGTCCATCTCTCGCACCTCGGCTGGCCCATCGTCGGCGACGACATGTACGGCGGCCGGCCCTTCACCGACGAGACCGGGCGCACCGTCATCGCTCGCCAGGCCCTGCACGCCGGCCTGCTGGCCTTCGAGCACCCCGCCTCGGGCGAGCCGATGGTCTTCACCGCGCCGGTGCCGCCGGACATGGCAGACCTCGTCTCGTGCCTGCGCCGCGGTCGCGTGGAGCGATCGTCCGTGCCCGGCACGGTGCCGGTTGCACGCTTCGGGCTGGAGTAA
- the serS gene encoding serine--tRNA ligase yields MIDLRDLRERPDRYREGARLKKIDADIDRLLELDARRRAVLAEMESLRAEQNRIARESGPEIGRLAARIGKAEGSERAALEARLDELKARPAALKARVQELEARAAALDPEIDALLLQVPLPPDPDVPRGRSSDDNVELRRWNPPGFDPAVPFAEQRGFAPRTHLELVERLGLADFERGVKLAGSRSYVLRGDGARLHHAVLGYALDFIAARGFTPLTVPVLVREEAMVGTGFFPAGREQAYHVAETSRGGGYDLYLTGTGEVSLMGLHAGEIIDGADLPLRYCTVSTCFRREAGAAGKDTAGLYRIHQFDKVEQVVICRPDEEESRAWHARMIGYVEEFLQSLGLPYRLLRCCTADLGPKNADMIDVECWMPGRGENARGAYGETHSASRLSDFQCRRLNMRTRPGGAAGRGETAFCHSLNNTVAASPRLLIPILEIHQNADGTVTVPSPLRPYLGGRGTIG; encoded by the coding sequence ATGATCGACCTGCGCGACCTGCGCGAGCGACCCGACCGCTACCGGGAGGGCGCGCGCCTCAAGAAGATCGACGCCGACATCGACCGCCTCCTCGAACTCGACGCCCGGCGGCGGGCGGTCCTCGCCGAGATGGAATCCCTCCGCGCCGAGCAGAACCGCATCGCCAGGGAGTCGGGCCCCGAGATCGGCCGCCTCGCCGCCCGGATCGGGAAGGCCGAGGGTTCGGAGCGAGCCGCGCTCGAAGCACGCCTCGACGAGCTGAAGGCCCGCCCCGCCGCGCTCAAGGCCCGCGTCCAGGAGCTCGAGGCCCGGGCCGCCGCCCTCGACCCCGAGATCGACGCGCTGCTCCTCCAGGTGCCCCTCCCGCCGGACCCGGACGTGCCCCGCGGCCGGTCCAGCGACGACAACGTCGAGCTGCGCCGCTGGAACCCGCCGGGCTTCGACCCGGCCGTCCCCTTCGCCGAGCAGCGCGGCTTCGCGCCGCGCACGCACCTCGAACTCGTCGAGCGGCTGGGACTCGCCGACTTCGAGCGCGGCGTGAAGCTCGCCGGCTCGCGGTCGTACGTCCTCCGCGGCGACGGGGCGCGCCTGCACCACGCCGTGCTGGGCTACGCCCTGGACTTCATCGCCGCCAGGGGCTTCACGCCCCTGACGGTGCCCGTGCTGGTGCGCGAGGAGGCGATGGTCGGCACGGGCTTCTTCCCGGCGGGCCGCGAGCAGGCCTACCACGTCGCCGAGACCTCGCGAGGGGGGGGCTACGACCTCTACCTGACCGGCACCGGCGAGGTCTCGCTCATGGGCCTGCACGCGGGCGAGATCATCGACGGGGCCGACCTGCCCCTGCGCTACTGCACCGTCAGCACCTGCTTCCGGCGCGAGGCGGGCGCGGCCGGCAAGGACACCGCCGGCCTCTACCGCATCCACCAGTTCGACAAGGTCGAGCAGGTCGTCATCTGCCGACCGGACGAGGAGGAGAGCCGTGCCTGGCACGCCCGGATGATCGGGTACGTCGAGGAGTTCCTGCAGTCGCTCGGCCTGCCCTACCGCCTGCTGCGCTGCTGCACCGCCGACCTCGGCCCCAAGAACGCCGACATGATCGACGTCGAGTGCTGGATGCCCGGCCGCGGCGAGAACGCCCGCGGCGCCTACGGCGAGACCCACTCCGCCAGCCGCCTCTCCGACTTCCAGTGCCGCCGCCTCAACATGCGCACCCGCCCCGGCGGCGCGGCCGGCCGCGGCGAGACCGCCTTCTGCCACTCCCTCAACAACACCGTCGCCGCCAGCCCCCGCCTGCTCATCCCCATCCTCGAGATCCACCAGAACGCCGACGGCACCGTCACCGTGCCCTCCCCCCTGCGCCCCTACCTGGGCGGCCGGGGCACCATCGGGTGA
- a CDS encoding acetolactate synthase has translation MSQAPTPLETTHGYSPPTVRQFSVFLTNRVGQLHDLVAGFDGSKCSICALSVHEASDHAVVRMITSDSDEARRILREHKVAFCEKDVLIVELSKGHTLTSLCLSLLAAELNIHFAYPLMLRPNGTPTIALAVDDHVLAGQILRRKDFRLFGEADIQHVH, from the coding sequence ATGAGTCAGGCACCGACGCCACTGGAAACGACGCACGGGTACTCGCCGCCGACAGTAAGGCAGTTCAGCGTCTTCCTGACGAACCGTGTGGGGCAGCTGCACGACCTTGTGGCGGGATTCGACGGATCGAAGTGCTCCATCTGCGCCCTGAGCGTGCATGAAGCGAGCGACCACGCCGTGGTGCGGATGATCACGAGCGACTCGGACGAGGCGAGGCGGATTCTCCGCGAGCACAAGGTCGCATTCTGTGAGAAGGACGTGCTGATCGTCGAACTCTCGAAGGGGCACACGCTGACCAGCCTGTGCCTCTCGCTTTTGGCGGCGGAACTGAACATTCACTTTGCGTACCCGCTGATGCTTCGGCCGAACGGGACGCCGACGATCGCGCTGGCGGTAGACGACCATGTGCTCGCGGGGCAGATCCTGCGGCGCAAGGACTTCCGCCTCTTCGGCGAGGCGGACATCCAGCACGTGCATTAG
- a CDS encoding type III pantothenate kinase, translated as MHEPGFSSNLPILALAVGNTRTRWATFRGRELLRSHAEPNLDPAALAERIGPDAAGVEVVAVASVNEPFARPLLEALSERVNARIERVGDGLPLDLTHSLDDASTLGQDRALNAIAAFARARQACVIVDAGTAITVDFIDGEGVFHGGAIAPGLNAMLDALHRSTAALPALRHEPPGPDRGPIGKDTRHAMILGVRAAAQGMVRMLVERYAEVYGAYPQVIATGGDAATLFEDDGLVDDIVPDLQLIGIQAAVEAAMAAGDAEGA; from the coding sequence ATGCACGAGCCGGGATTCTCGAGCAACCTGCCGATTCTCGCCCTGGCCGTGGGGAACACCAGAACCCGCTGGGCAACCTTCCGCGGGCGAGAACTGCTTCGATCCCACGCGGAGCCGAACCTCGACCCCGCCGCTCTGGCGGAGCGCATCGGACCGGACGCGGCAGGCGTGGAGGTTGTCGCGGTGGCATCCGTCAACGAGCCGTTCGCTCGGCCCCTCCTCGAGGCCTTGTCGGAGAGGGTCAACGCCCGCATCGAGCGTGTGGGAGACGGACTGCCCCTTGACCTCACGCACTCGCTTGACGACGCCTCGACACTCGGTCAGGACCGTGCCCTGAACGCCATCGCCGCGTTCGCCCGTGCGCGACAGGCGTGCGTCATCGTGGACGCCGGCACCGCCATCACCGTCGATTTCATCGACGGCGAAGGCGTCTTCCACGGCGGCGCGATCGCGCCGGGCCTCAACGCCATGCTCGACGCCCTGCATCGCTCCACCGCCGCCCTCCCCGCCTTGCGACACGAGCCGCCTGGCCCCGACCGCGGCCCGATCGGCAAGGACACGCGCCACGCCATGATCCTCGGCGTGCGGGCGGCGGCGCAGGGCATGGTCCGCATGCTCGTCGAACGCTACGCCGAGGTCTACGGCGCGTACCCCCAGGTCATCGCCACCGGCGGCGACGCCGCGACGCTCTTCGAAGACGACGGCCTCGTCGATGACATCGTGCCGGACCTGCAGCTCATCGGCATCCAGGCCGCGGTCGAGGCCGCCATGGCCGCGGGGGACGCGGAGGGCGCATGA
- the erpA gene encoding iron-sulfur cluster insertion protein ErpA, whose translation MSTADTQTTGIILTETAAREIRTIIEQQELDAEKVRLRVGVKGGGCSGFSYVLDLTETQKETDEEFEQHGIRIICDPKSLLYLGGTTIDFRDEIMGRGFVFQNPNAHTSCGCGSSFSV comes from the coding sequence ATGAGCACAGCCGACACGCAGACAACGGGCATCATCCTGACCGAGACCGCCGCGCGAGAGATCCGCACGATCATCGAGCAGCAGGAGCTCGATGCGGAGAAGGTCCGGCTGCGGGTGGGCGTGAAGGGTGGCGGGTGCTCCGGCTTCAGTTACGTGCTGGACCTCACCGAGACCCAGAAGGAGACGGACGAGGAGTTCGAGCAGCACGGGATCAGGATCATCTGCGACCCCAAGAGCCTGCTCTACCTGGGCGGCACCACCATCGATTTCCGAGACGAGATCATGGGCCGGGGATTTGTCTTCCAGAACCCGAACGCCCACACCTCCTGCGGGTGCGGGTCGAGTTTCTCCGTCTGA
- a CDS encoding sigma-70 family RNA polymerase sigma factor, whose protein sequence is MRSRATEEGGLQSDLQLYLREINRTPLLTAEEERELGWAIINDNCPASRERMIRANLRLVVAIAKNYVGRGLPLNDLIEEGNIGLMRAVEGFDPSQGARFSTYASWWIKQAIKRALINATQPIHIPAYMVELIAKWKVASRKLEAELGHPPTIEDLARAMDLPAKKVRIIRRAIRAMQAPSQEPTDASGDLVGLGELIADSRHGMPEDPILKTDETATLRKLLESIDEREARILRLRFGLDGQEPLTLKQIADEVGISRERVRQIVDEALTKLNAQINDNRPTRFFKENRRPGVDPMEDAEPLNRPAPRRSKAG, encoded by the coding sequence ATCCGGAGTCGTGCAACGGAAGAGGGCGGGCTGCAGTCCGACCTCCAGCTGTACCTGAGAGAGATCAATCGCACGCCCCTCCTCACCGCCGAGGAGGAACGCGAACTCGGTTGGGCGATCATCAACGACAACTGCCCGGCCTCGCGCGAGCGAATGATCCGCGCCAACCTCCGCCTCGTCGTCGCCATCGCCAAGAACTACGTCGGACGCGGACTCCCCCTCAACGACCTCATCGAAGAGGGCAACATCGGGCTGATGCGCGCCGTCGAGGGCTTCGACCCCTCGCAGGGCGCACGCTTCTCCACCTACGCGAGCTGGTGGATCAAGCAGGCCATTAAGCGCGCCCTCATCAACGCCACCCAGCCGATCCACATCCCCGCCTACATGGTCGAACTCATCGCCAAGTGGAAGGTCGCCTCCCGCAAGCTCGAGGCCGAACTCGGACACCCGCCCACCATCGAAGACCTCGCCCGTGCGATGGACCTGCCCGCCAAGAAGGTCCGCATCATCCGCCGAGCCATCCGCGCCATGCAGGCCCCGAGCCAGGAGCCGACCGACGCCAGTGGCGACCTCGTCGGCCTGGGCGAACTCATCGCCGATTCCCGCCATGGGATGCCCGAGGACCCGATCCTCAAGACCGACGAAACCGCCACCCTCCGCAAACTCCTCGAATCCATCGACGAACGCGAGGCCCGCATCCTCCGCCTCCGCTTCGGGCTGGACGGGCAGGAGCCCCTCACCCTCAAGCAAATCGCCGATGAGGTCGGCATCAGCCGAGAGCGAGTCCGCCAGATCGTCGACGAGGCCCTCACCAAGCTCAACGCACAGATCAACGACAATCGACCCACCAGGTTCTTCAAGGAGAACCGGCGGCCCGGCGTTGACCCGATGGAGGATGCCGAGCCGCTCAATCGACCCGCGCCCCGCAGGTCGAAGGCAGGGTAA
- the trxB gene encoding thioredoxin-disulfide reductase — protein sequence MIDAKPHALAIIGSGPAGWTAAIYAARASLSPVVFAGVPKNDPGPILPGGQLMLTTDVENYPGFPEGVAGPEMMEKFQKQAERFGTKVLGQDVVRCDFSKRPFELHTNKGTVEHAHAVIIATGATANWLGLESELRLARAGGGVSACAVCDGALPMFRGRPLAVVGGGDTAMEEATYLTKFASTVYVIHRRDSLRASKIMQERFLSKPNAKVIWNSVVVDCLSAKDQHGNEKLRAVALESTTNGERSELEVGGLFVAIGHTPATKFLKGSGVEMDEQGYVLLRSRSSATNINGVFAAGDVADAHYRQAVTAAGMGCQAALDAERWLGAKGLV from the coding sequence ATGATCGACGCCAAGCCGCACGCCCTCGCGATCATCGGCTCCGGCCCCGCCGGCTGGACCGCAGCGATCTATGCCGCCAGGGCGAGCCTTTCGCCCGTCGTCTTCGCAGGCGTGCCCAAGAACGACCCCGGTCCCATCCTCCCCGGCGGGCAGCTCATGCTGACCACGGACGTCGAGAACTACCCCGGTTTCCCGGAGGGCGTCGCCGGGCCGGAAATGATGGAAAAGTTCCAGAAGCAGGCCGAACGCTTCGGCACGAAGGTGCTCGGGCAGGATGTCGTCCGTTGCGACTTCTCGAAGCGACCCTTCGAACTACACACGAACAAGGGAACGGTCGAGCACGCTCACGCCGTCATCATCGCCACCGGCGCGACAGCAAACTGGCTGGGACTCGAGAGCGAACTCCGCCTCGCCCGGGCCGGCGGCGGTGTCTCCGCCTGCGCGGTCTGCGACGGTGCGCTCCCGATGTTCCGAGGCCGCCCGCTCGCGGTCGTGGGCGGCGGCGACACCGCCATGGAAGAGGCTACCTACCTCACCAAGTTCGCCTCCACCGTCTACGTCATCCACCGGCGCGACTCGCTCCGCGCCAGCAAGATCATGCAGGAGCGGTTCCTCTCCAAGCCCAACGCGAAAGTCATCTGGAACAGCGTGGTCGTGGACTGCCTGAGCGCCAAGGACCAGCACGGCAACGAGAAACTCCGGGCCGTCGCGCTGGAGAGCACGACCAACGGCGAGCGGTCGGAACTCGAAGTGGGGGGCCTGTTCGTGGCGATCGGGCACACCCCCGCCACGAAGTTCCTCAAAGGCTCCGGCGTCGAGATGGACGAGCAGGGGTACGTGCTGCTCCGCAGCCGGTCCAGCGCGACGAACATCAACGGTGTCTTCGCGGCCGGCGACGTGGCGGACGCCCACTACCGCCAGGCGGTGACGGCCGCGGGCATGGGCTGCCAGGCCGCCCTCGACGCCGAACGCTGGCTGGGGGCGAAGGGGCTGGTGTAG
- a CDS encoding IscS subfamily cysteine desulfurase, which translates to MKLPIYMDHAATTPCDPRVVEAMLPYFTEKFGNPGSRNHRFGWEAEEAVERAREQVASLLGADRKEIIFTSGATESNNLAIKGAASMYAKAPAGSEKRGHIVTCRIEHKAVLDPCKRLQKEGFEVTFLDPPRDGVITRQMVESALREDTILVSIMWANNEIGTINEVPAIGALCHEREIVFHTDATQWAGKMPTDVERDNVDLLSMSGHKIYGPKGVGALYVRRRRPRVRLTAVQEGGGQERGFRSGTLNVPGIVGLGAAAEICRTEMDTERERLLRLRQRLEKGITSRLDVVQVNGHAEKRLPHLANVSFGFVEGESLMMACKDVAMSSGSACTSASLEPSYVLKGLGVGDDLAHSSLRFSLGRWTTEEEVNYVIDNVVNAVEKLRLLSPLYDMHKEGIDITKIEWQAH; encoded by the coding sequence GTGAAACTCCCGATCTACATGGACCACGCGGCGACGACGCCGTGCGACCCGCGGGTGGTCGAGGCGATGCTGCCGTATTTCACCGAGAAGTTCGGCAACCCCGGGAGCCGCAACCACCGATTCGGGTGGGAGGCGGAGGAGGCGGTCGAGCGAGCGCGGGAGCAGGTAGCCTCGCTGCTCGGGGCGGACCGCAAGGAGATCATCTTCACGTCGGGCGCGACGGAGAGCAACAACCTGGCGATCAAGGGTGCGGCGAGCATGTACGCCAAAGCGCCTGCGGGCAGCGAGAAGCGGGGGCATATCGTCACGTGCCGCATCGAGCACAAGGCGGTGCTGGACCCGTGCAAGCGGCTGCAGAAGGAGGGTTTCGAGGTCACGTTCCTCGACCCTCCGCGCGATGGCGTGATCACGCGGCAGATGGTCGAGTCCGCCCTGCGCGAGGACACGATCCTGGTGTCGATCATGTGGGCGAACAACGAGATCGGAACGATCAACGAGGTTCCGGCGATCGGGGCGCTCTGCCACGAGCGGGAGATCGTCTTCCACACGGACGCGACGCAGTGGGCGGGCAAGATGCCGACGGACGTGGAGCGTGACAACGTGGACCTGCTCTCGATGAGCGGGCACAAGATCTACGGGCCGAAGGGGGTGGGCGCGCTGTACGTCCGGCGCCGGCGACCGCGGGTGCGGCTCACGGCCGTTCAGGAGGGCGGGGGGCAGGAGCGCGGCTTCCGCTCGGGCACGCTGAACGTGCCGGGCATCGTGGGGCTTGGGGCCGCCGCCGAGATCTGCCGCACCGAGATGGACACCGAGCGTGAGCGGCTGCTGCGGTTGCGTCAGCGGCTGGAGAAGGGCATCACGTCGCGTCTGGACGTGGTGCAGGTGAACGGGCACGCCGAGAAGCGGCTGCCGCACCTGGCGAACGTCTCGTTCGGTTTCGTCGAGGGCGAGAGCCTGATGATGGCCTGCAAGGACGTGGCGATGAGCAGCGGGTCGGCGTGCACGTCGGCCTCGCTCGAGCCGAGCTACGTGCTCAAGGGCCTCGGCGTGGGCGACGACCTGGCCCACAGCTCGCTCCGCTTCAGCCTCGGGCGGTGGACAACGGAGGAAGAGGTGAACTACGTGATCGACAACGTGGTGAATGCGGTCGAGAAGCTCCGGCTGCTCAGCCCGCTCTACGACATGCACAAGGAAGGCATCGACATCACGAAGATCGAGTGGCAGGCGCACTGA
- a CDS encoding STAS domain-containing protein, which yields MAPADSRLRVRRTDGVTQIEFVDRNILDEANIQSIGEEIASIIEAEEKPKLLISFANVDHLSSAALGTLITINNKVRSRDGELRLADIDPQIYEVFVITRLNKLFQILDTSEEAMRSF from the coding sequence ATGGCCCCCGCGGATTCAAGGCTCCGCGTCCGCAGAACGGACGGCGTGACGCAGATCGAGTTCGTCGATCGCAACATTCTGGACGAGGCGAACATCCAGTCGATCGGGGAGGAGATCGCCTCGATCATCGAGGCGGAGGAGAAGCCGAAACTGCTGATCAGTTTCGCCAACGTTGACCATCTCTCCTCGGCCGCGCTGGGGACACTGATCACGATCAACAACAAGGTCCGCAGCCGCGACGGGGAGCTGCGCCTGGCGGACATCGACCCTCAGATTTACGAGGTCTTCGTCATCACTCGGCTGAACAAGCTGTTCCAGATCCTGGATACCTCTGAAGAGGCGATGAGGAGCTTCTGA
- a CDS encoding FHA domain-containing protein yields the protein MSRMRIRPMEGGGRPIPLDFEPVSLGRHPASTLRVEDERASRKHCVIEPAAEGQWVVRDLGSRNGTKLNGLAIDEAVLTPGDVIRIGKAEFVVEEAPGNGEEASGTKAGDAEGGAVDGGGSAWVVELEGVLGGLPPKGETAPDITPIFANGKPSAALKSGGDGPRCLTLLLQIASKARATDIHIEPKQDAAQVRMRVDGQMVWIVDLPRRTGELVGGMIKTLCLMKTAASDSVLDGHFSARFPDRRVDYRVSFTPSVHGQKLVVRVLDDREIPHSISELGLAPWMEERLRRICEADSGLLLSVGPTGSGKTTTLYNVLRGIDREKRNVITIEDPVEYHVDGVTQIPINEQRGNTFHSLLRSVLRQDPDVILLGEIRDEETARTGMQAALTGHVVLSTLHAKDTISAVFRLLDLKIEPYLVANALDLVLAQRLVRMLCEQCKREVPVAPGQATRIGKYLGGRTKTNVAVGCAACLKTGYRGRRAIFEMLDFRNDELRDVVLGEPSVQAMRKIASQGLFITLQQAGWKLAAEGVASLDEVEHIAG from the coding sequence ATGAGCCGGATGCGGATCAGGCCGATGGAGGGGGGCGGGCGGCCCATCCCGCTGGATTTCGAGCCGGTCTCGCTGGGCCGGCACCCGGCGAGCACGCTGCGCGTGGAGGACGAGCGGGCCAGCCGCAAGCACTGCGTCATCGAGCCTGCGGCGGAGGGGCAGTGGGTGGTGCGCGACCTCGGGTCGCGGAACGGGACGAAGCTGAACGGCCTTGCGATCGATGAGGCGGTGCTGACGCCGGGCGACGTGATCCGGATCGGCAAGGCCGAGTTCGTGGTCGAGGAAGCGCCGGGCAACGGTGAGGAGGCGTCCGGGACGAAGGCCGGCGACGCGGAGGGGGGGGCGGTTGACGGCGGCGGCTCGGCGTGGGTGGTGGAACTGGAGGGCGTCCTCGGCGGGCTGCCGCCGAAGGGCGAGACCGCGCCGGACATCACGCCGATCTTCGCCAACGGGAAGCCTTCGGCCGCGCTCAAGAGCGGCGGCGACGGGCCGCGCTGCCTGACGCTGCTGCTGCAGATCGCGTCCAAGGCGCGGGCGACGGACATCCACATCGAGCCGAAGCAGGACGCGGCGCAGGTGCGGATGCGCGTGGACGGGCAGATGGTGTGGATCGTGGACCTGCCGCGCCGGACGGGCGAGCTGGTCGGGGGGATGATCAAGACGCTGTGCCTGATGAAGACGGCGGCGAGCGACTCGGTGCTGGACGGGCACTTCTCGGCGCGGTTCCCGGATCGGCGGGTGGACTACCGGGTGAGTTTCACGCCGTCGGTCCACGGGCAGAAGCTCGTGGTGCGCGTGCTGGACGACCGGGAGATCCCGCACTCGATCTCGGAACTGGGGCTGGCGCCGTGGATGGAAGAGCGGCTGCGGCGCATCTGCGAGGCGGACTCGGGCCTGCTGCTGAGCGTGGGGCCGACGGGCAGCGGCAAGACGACGACGCTCTACAACGTGCTGCGCGGGATCGACCGCGAGAAGCGGAACGTGATCACGATCGAAGACCCGGTCGAGTACCACGTCGACGGGGTGACGCAGATCCCGATCAACGAGCAGCGCGGCAACACGTTCCACTCGCTGCTGCGGTCGGTGCTCCGGCAGGACCCGGACGTGATCCTGCTGGGGGAGATTCGGGACGAGGAGACGGCGCGGACGGGGATGCAGGCCGCGCTGACGGGGCACGTGGTGCTGAGCACGCTGCACGCGAAGGACACGATCTCGGCGGTGTTCCGGCTGCTGGACCTGAAGATCGAGCCGTACCTGGTGGCGAACGCGCTGGACCTCGTGCTGGCGCAGCGGCTGGTGCGGATGCTGTGCGAGCAGTGCAAGCGGGAGGTGCCGGTCGCGCCCGGGCAGGCGACCCGGATCGGGAAGTACCTCGGGGGCCGGACGAAGACGAACGTGGCGGTGGGATGCGCGGCGTGCCTGAAGACGGGCTATCGCGGGCGGCGGGCCATCTTCGAGATGCTGGACTTCCGCAACGACGAGCTGCGCGACGTGGTGCTGGGCGAGCCGAGCGTGCAGGCGATGCGCAAGATCGCGTCGCAGGGGCTCTTCATCACGCTGCAGCAGGCGGGGTGGAAACTGGCGGCCGAGGGCGTTGCGAGCCTGGACGAGGTGGAGCACATCGCGGGGTGA